The nucleotide sequence TCATCGATCCCCAGGCCGAGTTCGTCTTCGCGCCGCCGGCGGAGTTTCCCAAGGACGCGATTCCCTTCGACGCGCCCGGGGTGGAGCTCTCCCATGAGGGCGAGGACTGCACCTTCGAGACCCTGGTGAAGCGCGCCAAGCTGCGTGACCGCCGCCTCACACGCCTCGCCGAGCTGGTGCACGAGGCGGACTTGCGCGACGGCAAGTTCCCCCACGAGGAGGCCCGCGGCATCGACGTGTCGGTGCGGGCGCTCCTCGCCGCGTCCGCCGACGACCATCAGGTGCTCGCGCAGGGGATGGCGCTCTTCGAGGGCCTCTACGCCACGACGCCGCGGAAGAGCTGATGCTGATCCTCTCCCGGCGCGACGTGCTCGATCTCCTGACGCTGCCCGCCTGCATCGAGGCGGTGGAGGGGGCCTTCCGGCTCCACGCCGAGGGTCGTGCCCTCGGCCCAGGCGTGCTCGCCGTACATGCGGTGGGTGGAAGCTTCCACATCAAGGCGGCGGGACTGGCGGGCGAGCGCTGCTATTTCGCCGCCAAGACCAACGCCAACTTCCCCGAGAACCCGCGCCGCCACGGACTCCCCGCTATTCGCGGCACGGTCGTGCTGGCGGATGCCGAGGACGGCGCGCCGCTGGCGGTGATGGACTCGGGCAGCATCACCGCCCTGCGCACGGGAGCGGCCACCGCGGTGGCAGCGCGATACCTGGCGCGGCCCGACGCGCGCACGGCGACGGTGGTGGGCTGCGGCGTGCAGGGGGAGATTCAGCTCGCCGCGTTGGCGGCCGTGCTGCCCCTCGAGCGCGCGTGGGTGCTCGACCTGGACCACGGGCGCGCGGAGGTCATGGCCGCGCGGGCGGGAGAGCGGCTGGGCCTTCACGTGGAGGCCGCGAAGGACCTGGAGGCCGCCCTCCGTGCGAGCGACGTGGCGGCGACCTGCACGCCGTCACGCCGCGCCTTCGTCACATGCGCCATGGTGGCGCCCGGGACGTTCATCGCGGCGGTGGGCGCCGACAATCAGGGCAAGCAGGAGCTCGAGCCCGAGCTGGTTGTCAAAGCCACATTGGTGGTCGACGTCCTCGAGCAGTGCGCCGAGATCGGCGAGCTGCAGCACGCGCTCGCCGCCCGGCTCATGGCGCGCGATGCGGTGCACGCGGAGCTGGCGGACGTGGTGTCGGGGCGGCGTCCGGGCCGCACCCGCGAGGACGAGATCACGGTCTTCGACAGCTCGGGCACCGCCCTGGAAGACGTCGCTGCCGCCGTCGCCGTCTACGAGGCCGCGCGCGCCCAGGGACGGGGCACGGAGGTCGCGATCGATGAGTGAGCATGCTCGCCAGCCCGCGGCCGCCGAGTCGGCGGCGTCCCCCTGGCGAGAGATCGTCACGAGCTTTTTCAAGGTCGGCTCGACCGCCTACGGCGGGCCGGCCATTCTCGGCATGTTGCAGGCAGAGTTCCAGGAAGCGCGGCAGTGGGTGACCAAGCCACGATTCCTCGAGGGCGTGGCGCTGGTGAACGTGCTGCCGGGCGCCACCATGGTGCAGCTCAGCATCTTCCTCGGCTATGTGCGCGCGGGGTGGCGGGGCGGGCTCCTCGCCGGTCTCTGCTTCTCTGTCCCTGGCTTCGTCGTGA is from Candidatus Methylomirabilota bacterium and encodes:
- a CDS encoding ornithine cyclodeaminase family protein, which codes for MLILSRRDVLDLLTLPACIEAVEGAFRLHAEGRALGPGVLAVHAVGGSFHIKAAGLAGERCYFAAKTNANFPENPRRHGLPAIRGTVVLADAEDGAPLAVMDSGSITALRTGAATAVAARYLARPDARTATVVGCGVQGEIQLAALAAVLPLERAWVLDLDHGRAEVMAARAGERLGLHVEAAKDLEAALRASDVAATCTPSRRAFVTCAMVAPGTFIAAVGADNQGKQELEPELVVKATLVVDVLEQCAEIGELQHALAARLMARDAVHAELADVVSGRRPGRTREDEITVFDSSGTALEDVAAAVAVYEAARAQGRGTEVAIDE